From the genome of Anopheles merus strain MAF chromosome X, AmerM5.1, whole genome shotgun sequence, one region includes:
- the LOC121590188 gene encoding dynein intermediate chain 3, axonemal-like, with the protein MTANLLAARRKPSAFKLAGKGVAQLKSSSSNEAKSDTYSKHNFEPDDEEVSMIFGFEENDARQKLHSFPKCSRLVISPDLQAELGMEIGTAVSVEHPWKEIKKEMLEDQLPGKTKVQRQLKDKLKDMEPGRMILVGYLPDQSTEEEDLFAVFTDHKETREARELIRRLELVERLSAAAAMRKKARRWQTRGSEQDVENFIPLKRTNVVNVESQSIFPAQRASSYRFQLRLVADARDGYVELVPKTAFHNIVRKSIDFGVQLRPEKVHKFQQTDPTFPTNAWSQYLYEIGSEPQLASVGTGAPASAPATSPPAAVCPSSHVEQLLQTLEFNQIDMYRNDYPIISRHRSIAKYETPAVEETMCFMDRSTCANRHVSAIEWHPQLAGTFVAAYVHHIPSVQMAVPGAASSPELEGVVGKRTVPTGATVGPAGREDAVNRLVFEKCPVLGWSFEESLVPRLWFDSPREVTALSFCPYDGRLLVGGLSSGQLAIWELTDAQLEHIGPRTSGREPARHHGQHPTPEQYRSEIKSLLGNANSTSRLLARGPAASPSGPAGIVHGAEAPETPWHVRPAVISALERSARKPITVIRWLPQNYHCAPTGQLRANGAEDGAGRFLLTGALDGTVSLWNLDLPVPAALTAPAAATIAGEPTTRGLARLNHVFHPTYRVRCELPLVALALDEQPISLRAGGGVGGFQLPPVICHQAFIAGTLLGGLFWGKWDGYEFDQGAIVNEEPVRDQDTFAAVHDGPLVAIVRNPFVPDVLLTAGGTVLALWTADCRQSPIFWRPKPAPVTTCVWSLDRPSVFYVGLANGDLEIWDLQIHTSTACVTLNLGANVLSIVTQQQHRRIPQRHLAVADGSCNVRLLSIPAAFAEPRPGERKRFRQLIRAELARKHDQDAWVQRYYEQNREQIEAKLQAEREARELAERLEVEKQEHDDFLRRQAIEEAKKKAIRDAEKRVDLSRRLEGRWRSRYYRALIRTMMARRHLSPELLAKQMHPERERRRYDVRKRATIGESVAAAPEDYRRVQQSLEGGDKTQPPGAALTPAEEGARLRETVRARFREELSDYPRVSWEAQEVLRNFRLPAELDSVVSIVAKGRARRELVLSDDRGNLEHLAAYLAKQTARGSAAGCGDGPANGDETTSTVTNGSPEGRRTVGLQRARSVTFMDDVPKPSPDLPG; encoded by the exons ATGACCGC GAATTTGTTAGCTGCACGTCGGAAACCATCCGCATTCAAACTGGCCGGGAAAGGTGTGGCCCAGCTGAAGTCCTCCTCGTCGAACGAGGCGAAGAGTGACACCTATTCGAAGCACAACTTCGAACCGGACGACGAGGAGGTGTCGATGATATTCGGGTTCGAGGAAAACGATGCCCGCCAGAAGCTGCACAGCTTTCCGAAATGCTCGCGCTTGGTAATCAG CCCCGATCTGCAGGCCGAGCTGGGGATGGAGATCGGTACCGCCGTCAGCGTGGAGCACCCGTGGAAGGAGATCAAGAAGGAGATGCTGGAGGACCAGCTGCCGGGGAAGACGAAAGTGCAGCGCCAGCTGAAGGACAAGCTCAAGGACATGGAACCGGGCCGGATGATACTGGTGGGCTACCTGCCCGACCAGAGCACCGAGGAGGAGGACCTGTTCGCCGTCTTCACCGACCACAAGGAGACGCGCGAGGCCCGCGAGCTAATCCGCCGGCTGGAGCTGGTGGAGCGGCTCTCGGCGGCGGCCGCAATGCGCAAGAAGGCCCGCCGCTGGCAGACGCGCGGCAGCGAGCAGGACGTGGAAAACTTCATCCCGCTCAAGCGCACGAACGTGGTGAACGTGGAGTCGCAGAGCATCTTTCCGGCGCAGCGCGCCAGCTCGTACCGGTTTCAGCTGCGCCTGGTGGCGGACGCCCGCGACGGCTACGTGGAGCTGGTCCCGAAGACCGCCTTCCACAACATTGTGCGCAAATCGATCGACTTCGGGGTGCAGCTGCGGCCGGAGAAGGTGCACAAGTTCCAGCAGACCGATCCCACCTTTCCGACCAACGCCTGGTCGCAGTATCTGTACGAGATCGGGAGCGAACCGCAGCTGGCGTCGGTGGGCACCGGCGCACCGGCGAGCGCTCCCGCCACCAGCCCACCGGCCGCCGTGTGCCCCAGCAGCCACgtcgagcagctgctgcagacGCTGGAGTTTAACCAGATCGACATGTACCGGAACGACTATCCCATCATCTCGCGCCACCGGTCCATCGCCAAGTACGAGACGCCCGCGGTCGAGGAAACGATGTGCTTCATGGACCGGTCGACCTGCGCCAACCGGCACGTGTCTGCGATCGAGTGGCATCCGCAGCTGGCGGGCACGTTCGTCGCCGCCTACGTCCATCACATCCCGAGCGTGCAGATGGCGGTGCCGGGAGCGGCCAGTTCGCCCGAGCTGGAGGGAGTCGTTGGCAAGCGCACCGTACCGACGGGTGCGACGGTCGGACCGGCGGGCCGCGAGGACGCCGTCAACCGGCTCGTCTTCGAGAAGTGTCCCGTGCTGGGGTGGAGCTTCGAGGAATCGCTCGTGCCGCGGCTGTGGTTCGATTCGCCCCGCGAAGTGACGGCACTGTCCTTCTGTCCTTACGACGGCCGCCTGCTGGTGGGCGGCCTGTCCAGCGGCCAGCTCGCGATCTGGGAGCTGACGGACGCCCAGCTGGAACACATCGGGCCGCGAACGAGCGGCCGCGAGCCCGCGAGACACCACGGACAGCATCCAACGCCGGAGCAGTACCGCAGCGAGATCAAGTCGCTGCTCGGCAACGCCAACAGCACCAGCCGCCTGCTGGCCCGTGGCCCAGCGGCCAGCCCTAGCGGCCCGGCCGGCATCGTGCACGGCGCGGAAGCGCCGGAAACGCCGTGGCACGTGCGCCCGGCCGTCATCAGTGCCCTCGAGCGGTCGGCACGCAAACCGATCACCGTGATCCGCTGGCTGCCACAGAACTACCACTGCGCCCCGACCGGGCAGCTGCGCGCCAACGGTGCCGAGGACGGTGCGGGGCGATTCCTGCTGACGGGCGCCCTGGACGGTACCGTGTCGCTCTGGAATCTGGACCTGCCCGTCCCGGCGGCACT CACCGCccccgccgccgccaccatcgCCGGTGAGCCTACGACGCGTGGGCTGGCCCGGCTCAACCACGTGTTCCACCCGACCTATCGGGTGCGGTGCGAGCTGCCGCTCGTGGCGCTGGCGCTCGACGAACAGCCGATATCGCTCCGGGCGGGCGGCGGGGTCGGCGGCTTCCAGCTGCCACCGGTCATCTGCCACCAGGCGTTCATTGCCGGCACCCTGCTCGGTGGGCTGTTCTGGGGCAAGTGGGACGGGTACGAGTTCGATCAGGGTGCGATCGTGAACGAGGAGCCGGTGCGCGACCAGGACACCTTCGCCGCGGTACACGACGGGCCGCTGGTGGCAATCGTGCGCAACCCGTTCGTGCCGGACGTGCTGCTGACCGCGGGCGGCACCGTGCTCGCCCTCTGGACGGCCGATTGCCGCCAGTCGCCCATCTTCTGGCGCCCGAAACCGGCACCCGTGACTACCTGCGTCTGGAGTCTCGACCGGCCGTCCGTGTTCTATGTCGGGCTGGCGAACGGTGATCTGGAGATTTGGGATCTACAAA TACACACGTCCACCGCCTGCGTCACACTCAACCTCGGCGCGAACGTGCTGTCGATCGTaacgcagcaacagcatcgcCGCATCCCCCAGCGCCACCTGGCGGTGGCCGACGGCAGCTGCAACGTGCGGCTGCTCAGCATCCCGGCCGCCTTCGCCGAACCGCGGCCGGGCGAGCGGAAGCGCTTTCGGCAGCTGATACGGGCGGAGCTGGCCCGGAAGCACGACCAGGACGCGTGGGTCCAGCGGTACTACGAGCAGAACCGGGAGCAGATCGAGGCGAAGCTGCAGGCCGAACGGGAGGCCCGCGAGCTTGCCGAGCGGCTCGAGGTGGAGAAGCAGGAGCACGACGACTTCCTGCGCCGGCAGGCCATCGAGGAGGCGAAGAAGAAGGCGATACGGGACGCGGAAAAGCGGGTGGACCTAAGCCGCCGGCTGGAGGGCCGCTGGCGGTCGCGCTACTACCGGGCCCTCATCCGCACCATGATGGCCCGGCGGCACCTCAGCCCGGAGCTGCTCGCCAAGCAGATGCACCCGGAGCGGGAGCGCCGCCGGTACGACGTGCGCAAGCGGGCAACGATCGGCGAGAGTGTGGCCGCTGCCCCGGAAGACTATCGGCGCGTGCAGCAGTCGCTCGAGGGGGGCGATAAAACGCAACCGCCGGGAGCGGCACTGACGCCGGCCGAGGAGGGTGCCCGGTTGCGGGAAACGGTCCGGGCTCGGTTTCGCGAGGAGCTAAGCGACTACCCGCGCGTCAGCTGGGAGGCGCAGGAGGTGCTGCGCAACTTCCGGCTGCCGGCTGAGCTGGACAGTGTGGTGAGCATCGTGGCGAAGGGACGGGCACGCCGCGAGCTGGTGCTGTCGGACGACCGCGGCAACCTGGAGCATCTGGCGGCGTACCTGGCGAAGCAGACGGCCCGCGGCTCGGCAGCCGGCTGCGGAGACGGGCCGGCCAACGGGGACGAGACGACGAGCACCGTTACGAATGGCAGCCCGGAGGGCCGTCGGACAGTCGGGTTGCAGCGCGCCCGCTCGGTCACGTTTATGGACGACGTGCCCAAGCCCAGCCCGGACTTGCCGGGCTAG